One window of the Bradyrhizobium sp. NP1 genome contains the following:
- a CDS encoding cation acetate symporter, which translates to MNTAEGFAQISIVLFLAIVGATLVVTYWAFRKSAGVESFLTAENRITGFQNSLALAGDYLSAASFLGIAGMVSLSGFDGLVYSAAALVGWPIMLFLIAENMRRLGRYTFADVVAYRFRQAPVRIAAGLTTLIIIAFYTIVQMVGGGYLIRLLFDLDYELAELIVGVVMLAYVLFGGMLATTWVQIIKAVLLLAGATGLAVLVLAQFGFNPVELFRSAAESYGEGVLGPGRFLPNPWDTVSLALGYVFGVAALPHVLMRFYTVPDTRQARLSVVFATGWIGYFYLLTFVLGFGAMTLVGMDAIKVVDKGGNMAAPLLAAVVGGAGYMAFISAVAFATVLAVVAGLTLAGAAAVSHDLWTIVIRKGAASPKEQMLVARLTAIGLAVLAVAFGILFKEQNVGFMAGLAIAIAAAANFPALVLALFWRNCTTQGIVASVVTGCLSSILLICLSPTVQIDILHHAEAYFPLRNPGLLAIPLSFVVGVVTSICTRDRQARERFDEMQSVGAGNSPRMAGVVAGPADRARTVT; encoded by the coding sequence ATGAACACGGCGGAAGGCTTCGCACAAATCTCGATCGTGCTGTTCCTGGCGATCGTCGGGGCAACGCTTGTCGTCACCTATTGGGCGTTCCGGAAGTCTGCCGGCGTGGAGTCCTTCCTCACCGCGGAGAACCGCATCACGGGCTTCCAGAACTCGCTGGCGCTCGCCGGAGACTATCTCAGTGCCGCAAGCTTCCTCGGCATTGCGGGCATGGTCTCCCTGTCCGGCTTCGACGGCCTGGTTTATTCCGCCGCCGCGCTGGTGGGCTGGCCGATCATGCTGTTCCTGATCGCGGAGAACATGCGCCGGCTCGGCCGATACACGTTTGCCGATGTGGTCGCTTACCGGTTTCGGCAGGCGCCGGTACGAATTGCCGCCGGGCTCACGACGCTGATCATCATCGCGTTCTACACGATCGTGCAGATGGTTGGCGGCGGCTACCTGATCAGGCTTCTGTTCGATCTCGACTACGAGCTCGCCGAGCTGATCGTGGGCGTCGTCATGCTGGCTTACGTCCTGTTCGGCGGCATGCTCGCGACGACATGGGTGCAGATCATCAAGGCCGTGTTGCTGCTCGCCGGTGCGACGGGGCTGGCTGTTCTGGTGCTGGCCCAGTTCGGCTTCAATCCGGTCGAGCTGTTCCGGTCGGCGGCGGAGAGCTACGGCGAAGGCGTGCTCGGCCCCGGACGCTTCCTGCCGAACCCATGGGACACGGTGTCGCTCGCATTGGGCTACGTCTTCGGCGTGGCGGCGCTGCCGCATGTCCTGATGCGTTTCTATACCGTGCCCGACACAAGGCAGGCCCGTCTCTCCGTCGTCTTTGCAACCGGGTGGATCGGCTACTTCTACCTGCTGACCTTCGTCCTCGGATTCGGCGCGATGACGCTGGTCGGAATGGACGCGATCAAGGTCGTCGACAAGGGCGGCAACATGGCCGCGCCGCTGCTGGCTGCTGTGGTCGGCGGGGCCGGATACATGGCGTTCATCTCGGCGGTGGCATTCGCAACGGTGCTCGCCGTGGTCGCCGGACTGACGCTTGCGGGGGCGGCCGCCGTTTCGCACGACCTCTGGACCATCGTCATCAGGAAGGGTGCCGCTTCGCCGAAGGAGCAGATGCTGGTCGCGCGACTGACCGCGATCGGGCTCGCCGTTCTTGCGGTCGCATTCGGCATCCTCTTCAAGGAACAGAACGTCGGCTTCATGGCGGGGCTGGCGATCGCCATCGCCGCCGCGGCGAATTTCCCCGCACTGGTCCTCGCCCTGTTCTGGCGCAACTGCACGACGCAGGGAATCGTCGCCAGCGTCGTGACAGGATGCCTGAGCTCGATCCTTCTCATCTGTCTTTCGCCGACCGTGCAGATCGACATCCTGCACCACGCGGAGGCCTACTTTCCGCTGCGAAATCCCGGCCTGCTGGCGATTCCCCTGTCTTTCGTGGTCGGGGTCGTGACTTCAATCTGCACGCGCGACCGGCAGGCGCGAGAGCGGTTCGATGAAATGCAGTCCGTCGGTGCGGGGAATAGTCCGCGGATGGCCGGTGTCGTCGCGGGCCCCGCCGATCGGGCGAGGACAGTCACCTGA
- a CDS encoding NAD(P)H-dependent oxidoreductase — MNILNIVTSPRKEKSASTAVVNAFLSEYKERVRDVTIDRLDIWQEQLPEFDAEAIDAKYKGVSGESMTPVEAATWEKIRELASRFQRADRIVLGVPMWNFSVPYKLKQLIDLSCQRNMLFTFDGEFYGPSLSIDKAFVAYVRGQSDAAGFKTVSQPGFEYLSGYVEFWLRFIGVRSVVNLTVEHSWDGRAVDMIDAGKRQAVELARQF, encoded by the coding sequence ATGAATATCTTGAACATAGTGACCTCGCCGCGAAAGGAAAAATCTGCGTCCACCGCTGTCGTCAATGCATTCCTCTCGGAATATAAAGAGCGCGTTCGCGACGTCACAATTGACAGGTTGGATATCTGGCAAGAGCAACTTCCCGAGTTCGACGCGGAAGCAATCGACGCAAAATACAAGGGTGTCTCCGGCGAATCGATGACGCCAGTCGAAGCGGCAACATGGGAAAAGATCAGAGAGCTGGCCTCACGCTTCCAACGGGCGGACCGCATCGTCCTGGGCGTGCCGATGTGGAATTTCTCTGTCCCTTACAAACTCAAGCAGCTGATTGATCTGTCTTGTCAAAGAAACATGCTGTTTACGTTCGACGGAGAGTTCTATGGGCCGTCATTGAGCATTGATAAGGCTTTCGTTGCGTATGTCAGGGGACAAAGCGACGCGGCCGGCTTCAAAACTGTCTCTCAGCCAGGCTTCGAATATCTCAGCGGTTACGTTGAATTTTGGCTGCGGTTCATAGGCGTTCGCAGTGTCGTAAATCTTACCGTCGAACACAGTTGGGACGGCCGCGCGGTGGACATGATCGACGCCGGAAAGAGACAGGCGGTAGAGCTGGCGAGGCAATTTTGA
- a CDS encoding tautomerase family protein, with protein MPFVTFTVRRGLSATDKSRLSEAMLEARVAAGYHRADRFHRFLEVDRDDLLVDPRFPDYATDRTDRFMVVEVVISSGRPTATAATLADQAVRLFGERLHLAPQDILFVLHEVEPNLPRFPAASIRPRG; from the coding sequence ATGCCTTTTGTAACATTCACCGTCCGGCGCGGCCTCAGCGCAACCGACAAGTCCCGCTTATCGGAGGCAATGTTGGAAGCTCGGGTGGCTGCCGGCTATCACCGAGCCGACCGCTTTCACCGCTTTCTCGAGGTCGACCGGGATGACCTCCTGGTAGATCCCCGCTTCCCCGACTACGCAACGGACAGAACCGATCGGTTCATGGTCGTTGAGGTCGTCATCTCCAGCGGGAGGCCGACAGCAACCGCCGCCACCCTTGCGGACCAAGCGGTCAGACTGTTCGGCGAGCGCCTGCACCTCGCGCCTCAGGACATCCTGTTCGTCTTGCACGAGGTGGAACCGAATCTCCCGCGCTTTCCTGCTGCGTCGATCAGGCCACGCGGCTGA
- a CDS encoding OsmC family protein, whose amino-acid sequence MRRFGSATWNGDLREGKGSVSTESRALETYPYTLFSRYGENPGTNPEELLGAAHAACFTMSFVRLLGMAHFVPEQIDSKSEVVIDKDGDGFSITSVHLTVTAKIPGINQAAFQSIAAKAKTGCPVSKLMKVEIGFGATLLS is encoded by the coding sequence ATGAGACGCTTTGGATCTGCCACCTGGAACGGCGACCTACGAGAAGGCAAGGGCTCGGTCTCGACCGAGAGCCGTGCGCTGGAAACCTATCCGTACACGCTCTTCAGCCGCTACGGTGAAAACCCGGGCACCAATCCGGAGGAACTGCTTGGGGCGGCTCACGCCGCCTGCTTCACCATGTCGTTCGTTAGACTACTCGGCATGGCGCACTTCGTGCCGGAGCAAATCGACAGCAAATCGGAAGTTGTCATCGACAAGGACGGCGACGGCTTTTCCATCACCTCAGTCCATCTCACCGTCACCGCGAAGATACCAGGAATCAACCAGGCCGCGTTTCAGTCAATCGCCGCAAAAGCAAAGACCGGTTGCCCTGTCTCCAAACTGATGAAGGTCGAGATTGGCTTCGGGGCCACGCTCCTCTCGTGA
- a CDS encoding alpha/beta hydrolase, with protein sequence MMINRRAFSAALVTGAAASLISARGMAANSTPAKARNVVLVHGLFADGSCWSEVIARLQAAGLNATAVQNPLTTLPEAVASAERVLARQDGPTVLVGHSFSGMIVTEAGMHPNVSALVYVAARAPDANEDYTALAKTYPTPPASAGIVFDGDEGRLSEEAFLRDFAGDLPEAKARVLYAVQEPFHKALLTGKTTHAAWRSKPSYYAVSTEDRTINADLERFMAKRMGAKTIEVRASHLSLISHPDEIARLILEAAGQQA encoded by the coding sequence ATGATGATCAACAGACGCGCTTTTTCCGCCGCCCTCGTGACCGGTGCTGCAGCTTCGCTGATCTCCGCACGTGGCATGGCCGCAAACTCAACGCCAGCGAAGGCCCGCAACGTCGTGCTCGTGCATGGTCTGTTTGCCGACGGATCGTGCTGGTCGGAGGTGATCGCACGGCTGCAGGCGGCGGGACTCAATGCCACCGCCGTGCAAAACCCGCTGACGACGCTGCCCGAAGCGGTCGCTTCCGCCGAGCGCGTGCTGGCGCGCCAGGATGGCCCGACCGTTCTGGTCGGCCATTCCTTTTCCGGCATGATCGTCACGGAGGCGGGCATGCATCCGAACGTTTCGGCGCTGGTCTACGTGGCGGCGCGGGCGCCGGATGCGAACGAGGATTACACGGCGCTGGCCAAGACCTATCCGACGCCGCCCGCGAGCGCCGGCATCGTCTTCGATGGCGATGAAGGACGGCTTTCCGAGGAGGCTTTCCTGCGCGATTTCGCCGGCGACCTGCCGGAGGCGAAGGCCAGAGTGCTTTACGCCGTGCAGGAGCCGTTCCACAAGGCTCTGCTCACGGGCAAGACCACGCACGCGGCGTGGCGCTCGAAGCCGAGCTACTACGCAGTCTCAACCGAAGACCGCACCATCAATGCGGATCTCGAACGCTTCATGGCCAAGCGAATGGGCGCGAAAACCATCGAGGTGAGGGCGAGCCATCTCTCGCTGATCTCCCACCCCGACGAAATTGCGCGGCTGATCCTGGAAGCGGCCGGCCAGCAAGCCTGA
- a CDS encoding malonyl-CoA decarboxylase translates to MSQKMQTSSGLSNANPAPVDRAKQLAATLQSERSEASGAQVSRELHHVLRALDADDRHSFQRYLATEFQPDRAALRAAAERYLADGTAEAAAALARAADPPRQELLRRMNMAPGGTGALIAMRSELTARLHDEPELKLLDADLKHLFASWFNRGFLELRRIDWQSPAAVLEKLIAYEAVHEIKGWDDLRRRLAPDRRCFAFFHPALPGEPLIFVEVALVQGLATAMPPLLALETDEEAARMQAARADTAIFYSISNCQDGLRGISFGNFLIKQVVEELQAEFPQLTRFSTLSPVPGFRRWLMQRLAEGSDPDAALLPELERDGWWHDPARSEKLRAPLLRLCARYLTRRPSIRIDPVARFHLGNGARLERVNWLGNNAPRGIQESFGIMVNYLYDHDSIEDNHDAFVRDGTIVRSPEVDTLLKA, encoded by the coding sequence ATGAGCCAGAAGATGCAAACCTCAAGCGGCCTGTCGAACGCGAATCCCGCGCCGGTCGATCGCGCGAAACAGCTCGCGGCGACACTGCAATCGGAACGCAGCGAGGCGTCCGGCGCGCAGGTCTCCCGCGAACTTCACCACGTTCTGCGCGCTCTCGATGCAGACGACCGGCACAGCTTCCAGCGCTATCTTGCGACGGAGTTTCAGCCCGATAGAGCGGCGCTGCGCGCGGCGGCGGAGCGCTATCTCGCCGATGGCACGGCGGAAGCCGCAGCCGCTCTCGCGCGGGCCGCCGATCCGCCCCGGCAGGAGCTGCTGCGGCGCATGAACATGGCGCCCGGCGGCACCGGCGCGCTCATCGCGATGCGCAGCGAACTCACCGCGCGTCTGCACGACGAGCCGGAGTTGAAGCTGCTCGATGCCGACCTCAAGCATCTCTTCGCCTCCTGGTTCAACCGCGGCTTTCTCGAGCTGCGGCGCATCGACTGGCAGTCACCGGCAGCGGTGCTGGAAAAACTGATTGCCTACGAGGCGGTGCATGAGATCAAGGGCTGGGATGATTTGCGGCGGCGTCTCGCGCCCGACCGCCGCTGCTTCGCATTCTTCCATCCGGCACTTCCCGGCGAGCCGCTGATCTTCGTCGAAGTCGCACTGGTGCAGGGCTTGGCCACAGCCATGCCGCCGCTGCTCGCACTCGAGACGGATGAAGAGGCCGCACGGATGCAGGCTGCGCGCGCCGACACCGCGATTTTCTATTCGATCTCCAACTGCCAGGACGGCCTGCGCGGCATATCGTTCGGCAATTTCCTGATCAAGCAGGTGGTCGAAGAGCTGCAGGCGGAGTTTCCGCAACTAACGCGCTTCTCCACCCTGTCGCCGGTGCCGGGCTTCCGGCGCTGGCTCATGCAGCGGCTTGCGGAAGGAAGCGATCCCGACGCCGCGTTGTTGCCCGAACTCGAACGCGACGGCTGGTGGCATGACCCGGCGCGGAGCGAGAAGCTACGCGCGCCCTTGCTGCGGCTTTGCGCCCGCTATCTGACGCGGCGACCCTCGATACGCATCGACCCGGTAGCGCGCTTTCACCTCGGCAACGGCGCGCGGCTCGAACGTGTCAACTGGCTCGGCAACAACGCGCCACGCGGCATCCAGGAATCCTTCGGCATCATGGTCAACTATCTCTACGACCACGACAGCATCGAGGACAACCACGACGCCTTCGTGCGTGACGGGACCATCGTGCGTTCGCCCGAGGTCGACACGCTGCTCAAAGCTTGA
- the mdcA gene encoding malonate decarboxylase subunit alpha has translation MLDTVRRGTDRASRLARVAALRGTNGKVCPADLATRLLEAIIEPGDRVTIEGDNQKQADFLASALAKVDPARVHDLHMVQSVLALPDHLAVFERGIANRLDFSYAGPQSRKLAELVAANAVRIGAIHTYLELYARMLVDLTPRVALIVADKADRNGNLYTGPNTEDTPTITEATAFRGGIVVAQVNEIVDRLPRVDVPGDWIDVVVPSPKPYLIDPLFTRDPAKIRNENVLMAMMAIAAVYEPYQVRRLNHGIGYATAAIELILPTYAAQRGLKGKVARHFVLNPHPTLIPAIEAGFVDSVYCFGSELGMERYVSSRADIFPVGADGNLRSNRALAQAAGQYACDLFIGGTLQIDAQGNSSTATKGRITGFGGAPNMGADPRGRRHDSPTWLRAGQEAGESLRGRKLVVQMVQTHQPNGAPSFVDRLDAFDLAASAGFALPPVMIYGDDVTHVVTERGVANLLRCRSPQEREAALRAVAGDTEFGKRQSSEITDVLRRRGIAMFPSDLGIDVSTATRDWLAAQTIEDLVTASGGLYVPPARFRPATVLHG, from the coding sequence ATGTTGGACACGGTACGACGCGGAACGGATCGCGCTTCCCGTCTCGCGCGGGTTGCCGCGCTCAGAGGCACGAACGGAAAAGTCTGCCCCGCCGATCTCGCCACGCGGCTGCTCGAGGCAATTATCGAACCCGGCGACCGGGTGACGATCGAAGGCGACAATCAGAAGCAGGCGGATTTTCTCGCCTCAGCCCTGGCGAAGGTGGATCCTGCGCGGGTGCACGACCTGCACATGGTGCAGTCTGTGCTGGCGCTGCCCGACCATCTCGCCGTGTTCGAGCGCGGTATCGCGAACCGCCTGGATTTCTCCTATGCGGGGCCGCAAAGCCGCAAGCTTGCCGAACTCGTCGCTGCGAACGCGGTCAGGATCGGCGCCATCCACACCTATCTCGAACTCTACGCCCGCATGCTGGTGGACTTGACGCCACGGGTGGCGCTGATCGTCGCCGACAAGGCCGATCGCAACGGCAACCTTTACACCGGCCCCAACACCGAAGACACGCCGACCATCACCGAGGCGACGGCGTTCCGCGGCGGCATCGTGGTCGCGCAGGTCAACGAGATCGTGGACCGCCTGCCGCGGGTCGACGTACCCGGCGACTGGATCGATGTCGTCGTGCCGAGCCCGAAGCCGTATCTGATCGATCCGCTGTTCACGCGCGATCCCGCCAAGATCAGGAACGAGAACGTGCTGATGGCGATGATGGCGATCGCTGCCGTCTACGAGCCCTACCAGGTGCGACGGCTCAATCACGGCATCGGCTATGCAACCGCGGCGATCGAGCTGATCCTGCCAACCTACGCCGCGCAGCGCGGGCTGAAGGGGAAGGTCGCCAGGCATTTCGTGCTCAACCCGCACCCGACCCTGATCCCCGCGATCGAAGCCGGCTTCGTCGACAGCGTCTATTGCTTCGGCTCCGAGCTGGGTATGGAACGCTATGTCTCGAGCCGCGCCGATATATTCCCGGTTGGCGCCGACGGCAATCTGCGGTCCAACCGCGCGCTCGCCCAGGCCGCCGGTCAATATGCCTGCGACCTCTTCATTGGCGGCACGCTGCAGATCGACGCGCAGGGCAATAGCTCGACGGCTACCAAGGGCCGCATCACGGGCTTCGGCGGCGCGCCGAACATGGGTGCCGACCCACGCGGCCGCCGCCACGACAGTCCCACCTGGCTGCGCGCCGGCCAGGAAGCGGGCGAGAGCCTGCGCGGACGCAAGCTCGTGGTGCAGATGGTTCAGACCCATCAGCCGAATGGCGCACCGAGCTTTGTCGACCGGCTCGACGCGTTCGACCTCGCAGCCTCGGCCGGTTTCGCGCTACCGCCGGTGATGATCTATGGCGACGACGTCACCCACGTCGTGACCGAACGTGGCGTGGCCAACCTTTTGCGTTGCCGATCGCCGCAGGAACGCGAAGCGGCATTGCGCGCCGTCGCCGGCGATACCGAGTTCGGCAAGCGACAGTCGTCCGAAATAACCGACGTCCTGCGTCGCCGCGGCATCGCGATGTTCCCCTCCGATCTCGGCATCGACGTCAGCACCGCAACCCGCGACTGGCTCGCGGCCCAAACCATCGAGGACCTCGTGACGGCGTCAGGCGGACTTTACGTGCCGCCGGCGAGATTCCGCCCCGCCACAGTCCTCCACGGTTGA
- a CDS encoding LysR substrate-binding domain-containing protein produces the protein MLDFELLRAFVAVADCGGFHRAAERLNLTQSTVSQQIKRLELETKRPLFRRTTRSVALTDDGEMLLGDARRLLQLEEAARHRLAAPRLSGTVRLGVVEEVAGGSLPSALGRFATLNPGVKLEVQIGVSAELIEQLNAGRLDVVFAKRPVGTSKGRLVWREPLVWAAAETFDLVRGAALPLALYRERSVSREIALAALNDKEVIWEIVYTSPSLTGVRAAALAGLAITPLPVSALIAGLRILGAEEGLPPLPDLEFAIYEKARPDKAAAALAAVLLTLAQGPSRPAI, from the coding sequence ATGCTGGATTTCGAGCTGTTGCGCGCCTTCGTTGCCGTCGCTGATTGCGGCGGCTTCCACCGTGCCGCGGAGCGGCTCAACCTGACCCAGTCGACGGTGAGCCAGCAGATCAAGCGGCTTGAGCTCGAGACCAAACGGCCCTTGTTCCGGCGGACCACGCGTAGTGTCGCACTGACCGACGATGGCGAGATGCTGCTCGGCGACGCGCGGCGCCTGTTGCAGCTCGAGGAAGCGGCCCGTCATCGACTGGCGGCGCCGCGGCTGTCTGGTACCGTGCGTCTTGGCGTGGTCGAGGAGGTCGCCGGCGGCTCGCTGCCTTCGGCGCTCGGCCGCTTCGCCACGCTCAATCCGGGCGTGAAGCTCGAGGTGCAGATCGGCGTCAGCGCGGAGTTGATCGAGCAACTCAATGCGGGGCGGCTTGACGTCGTGTTCGCGAAGCGCCCGGTCGGAACCTCGAAAGGGCGTCTGGTGTGGCGTGAGCCGCTGGTCTGGGCCGCGGCCGAGACGTTTGACCTTGTTCGTGGTGCGGCGCTGCCGCTGGCCCTGTATCGCGAGCGATCGGTTTCTCGCGAGATTGCGCTCGCCGCGCTCAATGACAAGGAGGTGATCTGGGAGATCGTCTATACCAGCCCCAGTTTGACAGGCGTGCGCGCGGCGGCGCTCGCGGGCCTCGCCATCACTCCGCTTCCCGTCAGCGCGCTGATCGCGGGCTTGCGCATTCTCGGTGCGGAGGAGGGGCTGCCGCCTCTTCCTGACCTTGAGTTCGCGATCTACGAGAAGGCGCGGCCCGACAAGGCCGCCGCGGCACTTGCTGCGGTTCTGCTGACGCTTGCACAGGGACCCTCACGCCCGGCGATCTGA
- a CDS encoding UBP-type zinc finger domain-containing protein, which yields MTSSDRGINLDAEPSGTGCAECLRTGKWWLHLRRCAECGHVGCCDNSPNQHATKHFRATGHPVICSFEPGEEWFYDYRTNEFFAGPELRPPSSHPPDQPVPGPRGKVPADWQDLLAQ from the coding sequence ATGACGTCCAGCGACAGAGGCATCAATCTCGATGCGGAGCCGAGCGGCACGGGTTGCGCGGAATGCCTGAGAACAGGCAAATGGTGGCTGCATCTGCGTCGCTGCGCCGAATGCGGGCATGTCGGGTGCTGCGACAACTCGCCGAACCAGCACGCCACGAAGCACTTTCGGGCAACCGGTCATCCGGTCATCTGCAGCTTCGAGCCCGGCGAGGAGTGGTTCTACGATTACCGGACGAACGAGTTCTTCGCCGGCCCTGAGCTGCGTCCCCCTTCATCGCATCCCCCGGATCAGCCGGTCCCCGGGCCGCGTGGAAAGGTGCCCGCTGACTGGCAGGATCTGCTCGCTCAATAA
- a CDS encoding DUF417 family protein: protein MKPSFNIAERGEGSYALLAILRWVIVVIFVSFGMQKFTLQSAQGIVQFISNSPFISWLSVFGLRGEAYVLGVAELGIAALLVAGAFSPILSAAGALMGVITFAITWSFFFTTPGVVQWSWSTDPMAWNLAGEFIFKDIVLLCVCAVLLLASLPRRHRALA, encoded by the coding sequence ATGAAACCGTCGTTCAACATCGCCGAGAGAGGCGAGGGGTCTTACGCCCTGCTGGCGATCCTGCGCTGGGTCATCGTCGTGATCTTCGTGTCGTTCGGCATGCAGAAGTTCACGCTGCAGTCGGCCCAGGGCATCGTCCAGTTCATCAGCAACAGTCCGTTCATCTCCTGGCTGTCGGTATTCGGCTTAAGGGGCGAAGCCTATGTGCTCGGTGTCGCCGAGCTCGGCATCGCGGCGCTGCTTGTGGCGGGCGCGTTCAGCCCGATCCTGTCGGCCGCCGGTGCGCTGATGGGGGTGATCACCTTTGCGATCACCTGGTCGTTCTTCTTCACGACGCCGGGCGTCGTGCAATGGAGCTGGTCGACCGACCCGATGGCCTGGAATCTGGCCGGCGAGTTCATCTTCAAGGATATCGTTCTGCTCTGCGTCTGTGCGGTGCTGTTGCTGGCCTCGCTGCCGCGGCGCCACCGCGCTTTGGCGTGA
- a CDS encoding DUF4142 domain-containing protein, which produces MSSENQLPDQNHRPAAAQADSETRGADSRALMTRCAVSACVAIVSTLLFVGSQAAWAQSAGASAANSAASELTAVDYNFVAEANLGAPFQIDSGRVAEAKATTGSIRDYAHLMVVTHIPVVDALNKILQQRHISAPANTLLDGAYHAMVASLKADDGAALDRDYVEGQVEYQKGNAALFRNEIQNGYDPQLKEFARATLPKIEDHLQRALVLARDAKLGKAASG; this is translated from the coding sequence ATGTCGTCAGAGAACCAGTTGCCCGATCAAAATCACCGACCTGCCGCCGCGCAAGCCGACAGCGAAACGCGCGGCGCGGATAGCCGTGCCTTAATGACACGGTGTGCCGTGAGCGCATGCGTCGCTATCGTCTCGACGCTGCTTTTTGTAGGGTCGCAGGCCGCCTGGGCGCAGAGCGCCGGCGCGTCGGCGGCCAATTCAGCCGCTTCGGAGCTGACGGCCGTGGATTACAATTTCGTGGCCGAGGCCAATCTCGGTGCGCCCTTTCAGATCGACTCAGGGCGGGTTGCCGAAGCAAAGGCGACCACCGGCAGCATTCGCGATTATGCTCATCTGATGGTGGTCACCCACATCCCGGTCGTCGATGCCCTCAACAAGATCCTTCAGCAGAGGCATATCAGCGCTCCCGCCAACACGCTGCTGGATGGCGCCTATCACGCCATGGTCGCGTCACTGAAGGCCGACGATGGCGCCGCGCTGGATCGCGACTATGTCGAGGGCCAGGTTGAATATCAGAAGGGTAACGCGGCCCTGTTCCGGAACGAGATCCAGAACGGTTACGACCCGCAGCTCAAGGAATTTGCGCGGGCGACATTGCCGAAGATCGAAGACCATCTGCAGCGCGCCCTGGTGCTGGCCAGGGATGCCAAGCTCGGCAAGGCTGCGTCGGGCTGA
- a CDS encoding porin produces the protein MARRGFCVTLLFAAVALLTAVDAWAADALPTKTPAAATDLAATPPPCANPEDFITTNCQLTWHGITLFGIVDMGGGWQSHGAPFDSRSAVGASYVIQKQNRSAQWSLAPNALSNSTIGIKGKESIGGDFSVVFDLDAGFDPYSLRLSDGPGSVAANAGIPQNQQTAFASSSRAGQFYNGQGYVGVSSPTYGTLTFFRQNSLTLDAVFDYDPFGASYAFSPIGFQGITCGGGNTENCRHSTSVKYRVNFNNFRMAALWQVGGYAENNGSNGAYQFGVGADIPTWGRGVLAVDAIFSHVRDSAAIGLAPGSNDAFGTPIPPFLPQTLTATISNNDAGMFVAKYTAGALKLFAGYEYIRYSAPNDPQAAFTDVSGNFICAGCTAFNNTNINNAAFGVNGLGNKILQVMWIGTKYAVTDQLDVIGGYYHYIQNSYFGTAAGGPAPCFGSQHAQCAGTYDAISAAVDWRFAPKWDAYFGVMFNQVNGGLAFGFLQRNNIDPTVGVRFRF, from the coding sequence GTGGCAAGGCGTGGTTTTTGTGTCACGTTGCTTTTCGCAGCCGTCGCCCTCCTGACCGCCGTGGATGCGTGGGCCGCCGACGCCCTGCCGACCAAGACGCCGGCAGCGGCGACGGATCTGGCGGCCACGCCGCCTCCATGCGCCAATCCCGAAGACTTCATCACGACCAACTGCCAGCTCACCTGGCACGGCATCACGCTGTTCGGCATCGTCGACATGGGCGGCGGCTGGCAGAGCCACGGCGCGCCGTTCGACTCGCGATCCGCGGTCGGCGCCTCCTACGTGATCCAGAAGCAGAACAGGTCCGCGCAATGGAGCCTTGCGCCCAACGCATTGAGCAACTCCACGATCGGCATCAAGGGAAAGGAATCGATCGGCGGAGACTTTTCCGTCGTATTCGATCTGGACGCCGGCTTCGACCCCTATTCGCTGCGGCTCTCGGACGGGCCGGGATCGGTTGCCGCGAACGCCGGCATCCCGCAAAACCAGCAAACCGCCTTCGCCAGTTCGAGTCGCGCGGGCCAGTTTTACAACGGCCAGGGCTATGTCGGCGTCAGCTCGCCCACTTACGGAACGCTGACCTTCTTCCGACAGAACTCGCTGACGCTGGATGCGGTGTTCGACTACGATCCGTTCGGCGCCTCCTATGCCTTCTCGCCGATCGGCTTCCAGGGAATAACCTGCGGCGGCGGCAACACCGAAAACTGCAGGCATTCGACCTCGGTGAAATACCGGGTCAATTTCAACAATTTCCGGATGGCTGCGCTGTGGCAGGTCGGCGGCTATGCCGAGAACAACGGCTCCAACGGCGCCTATCAGTTCGGCGTCGGCGCCGACATCCCGACCTGGGGCAGGGGCGTGCTCGCGGTCGATGCCATCTTCAGCCATGTGCGCGATTCCGCGGCGATCGGGCTCGCGCCGGGCAGCAATGACGCGTTCGGCACTCCCATCCCGCCGTTCCTGCCGCAGACCCTGACCGCGACAATTTCCAACAACGATGCCGGCATGTTCGTCGCCAAATATACGGCCGGCGCGCTGAAGCTGTTCGCCGGCTACGAATATATCCGCTATTCCGCGCCCAACGATCCGCAGGCCGCTTTCACGGATGTCTCAGGCAACTTCATTTGCGCGGGCTGCACCGCGTTCAACAACACCAACATCAACAATGCAGCCTTCGGCGTGAACGGGCTCGGCAACAAGATCCTGCAGGTGATGTGGATCGGCACGAAATACGCCGTGACCGACCAGCTCGACGTGATCGGCGGCTACTACCACTACATCCAGAATTCCTATTTCGGCACCGCCGCCGGCGGGCCGGCTCCGTGCTTCGGCAGCCAGCATGCGCAATGCGCCGGGACCTATGACGCGATTTCCGCTGCGGTCGATTGGCGGTTTGCGCCGAAATGGGATGCCTATTTCGGCGTGATGTTCAACCAGGTGAATGGCGGCCTGGCCTTCGGCTTCCTCCAGCGCAACAACATCGATCCAACCGTTGGCGTGCGCTTTCGCTTTTGA